One window of Fusarium keratoplasticum isolate Fu6.1 chromosome 2, whole genome shotgun sequence genomic DNA carries:
- a CDS encoding DAO domain-containing protein: protein MSMMLRPLVRSAPSGWRGIQKLNFSSTSVARADFTHAVVGGGVVGLAIARKLAQRGDNSTVLIERHNAVGTETSSRNSEVIHAGIYYGPSSLKAKLCIRGKNLLYELCEKHDVGHRRTGKWIVAQNEAQREALEKIHALCENELGVPTRWVSGEEVKRDGEGVKAACALDSPTTGIVDSHGLMMCLLGLFEEAGGVAALNSPVVGITPLGAQPGSEGWEIEVKDASTGETSSITAETLINAAGLGAATIHNMIVPADRQQSLYYAKGNYFSYSASHPHISRLIYPAPEPGAAGLGTHLTLDLAGRVRFGPDVEWVDRPDDLAVNAARLPQAIVEIQKYLPGVKAEDLVADYAGIRPKLADQGAVLKGKGFHDFVIRREEGYEGWVNLLGIESPGLTSSLAIAEEVEGLVYGKEQSL, encoded by the exons ATGTCCATGATGCTACGACCACTGGTGAGATCTGCGCCTTCTGGCTGGCGAGGCATTCAGAAACTCAACTTTAGCTCGACATCAGTAGCTAGAGCGGATTTCACCCATGCT GTTGTCGGTGGCggcgtcgtcggcctcgccaTAGCTCGGAAGCTCGCGCAGCGCGGCGACAACTCGACCGTCCTGATTGAGCGCCACAACGCCGTGGGCACCGAGACGAGCTCGCGAAACAGCGAGGTCATCCACGCGGGCATCTACTACGGCCcttccagcctcaaggccaagctgtGCATCCGCGGCAAGAACCTGCTGTACGAGCTCTGCGAGAAGCACGACGTCGGCCACCGCCGCACCGGCAAGTGGATCGTCGCGCAGAATGAGGCTCAGCGGGAGGCCCTTGAGAAGATTCATGCCCTGTGCGAGAATGAGCTTGGTGTTCCTACGCGGTGGGTGAGCGGTGAAGAGGTGAAGCGTGATGGTGAGGGCGTTAAAGCAGCATGTGCTCTTGATAGTCCAACCACGGGTATCGTCGACTCTCATGGACTCATGATGTGTCTCTTGGGACTGTTTGAGGAAGCTGGCGGTGTGGCGGCCCTCAACTCTCCCGTTGTGGGTATAACACCCCTCGGCGCTCAGCCCGGTAGCGAAGGTTGGGAGATTGAAGTTAAGGATGCCTCGACTGGTGAGACGTCGAGCATCACAGCCGAGACTCTCATCAACGCGGCCGGGCTCGGCGCCGCGACCATCCACAACATGATCGTGCCGGCAGACCGGCAGCAGAGCCTGTACTACGCCAAGGGCAACTACTTCTCCTACTCTGCGTCGCACCCGCACATCTCTCGCCTCATCTACCCGGCCCCGGAACCCGGCGCCGCGGGGCTCGGCACGCACCTGACGCTCGATCTCGCGGGCCGCGTGCGCTTCGGACCGGACGTCGAGTGGGTCGACCGACCCGATGACCTGGCCGTCAACGCGGCGCGGCTCCCGCAGGCGATAGTCGAGATCCAAAAGTACCTGCCTGGCGTCAAAGCTGAGGACCTCGTAGCCGACTACGCCGGCATCCGACCCAAGCTGGCGGATCAGGGCGCCGtgctcaagggcaaggggTTCCACGACTTTGTGATCCGCAGGGAGGAGGGCTATGAAGGATGGGTGAACCTACTGGGCATCGAGAGCCCCGGATTGACGAGTTCGCTGGCCATTGCGGAGGAGGTCGAAGGTCTCGTATACGGCAAGGAACAGTCACTGTGA
- a CDS encoding Signal recognition particle subunit SRP68, with amino-acid sequence MDITKFVVQGRDQALLYGDYSSYHQSLAKRLLSCRKKLGIVTKNRGKFQGPVKVTAEEVAKNNEYVNLLLLTSERAWAQAMSMKSSRWSDVKKRSHIVSRLVKAARTSDELVEALSQADTSGATPTDILEAKAYSSLIHGSAAFEKKAWDTSLRSYAKARVIYSALATITKGDIFKDLLSETIDPSIRYAAYQLQTPRTVPIPTIARKAFPESESELANEINQIDPSILRSAEEAEDGVASAEGAPKTLTWRSREVSIEDAQIATAWGAMLAAKEKLAQNLAEPKGREPHELAAAYDDILMLSQDAVDATKQAIEEMKGEGVEQSDPRMQSLQITRTAVNFETVSWRIGRNRVLTGHHDGAPEEYGAKKRRKGKTAEEAAKHEKELPPGKKLAKLKEKVALYDGTLQNIESIKELPGVANDQELADQIDGYVKYFEALKALAIARSHAITGSAANALALINHADGLVEDALSKVPKAEDAAALSLTVSSTAVEFLQTILNGELQRHRALVHIDNLRKNSKQSSGVQRPLIESLHEYPSAGVNLSHIVEFPPKLALIPVKPIFLDVAWNYIDYPSKTPAAVAEPGKEEKAGTEEPAPQQPKRGWFGFGRS; translated from the exons ATGGACATCACCAAGTTTGTTGTCCAGGGCCGCGACCAGGCGCTCCTCTATGGCGACTACTCGTCCTACCACCAGAGCCTGGCCAAGCGGCTGTTGAGCTGCCGCAAGAAGCTGGGGATCGTGACTAAGAATCGCGGAAAGTTTCAAGGCCCTGTCAAGGTCACTGCGGAGGAAGTCGCCAAGAACAACGA ATATgtcaaccttcttctcctcacgaGCGAACGAGCCTGGGCTCAGGCCATGAGCATGAAGTCGAGTCGTTGGAGCGACGTCAAGAAGCGATCCCACATCGTCTCCCGACTCGTCAAAGCCGCCCGCACCTCTGATGAACTTGTTGAGGCGCTCTCTCAAGCCGATACCTCTGGCGCCACTCCCACcgacatcctcgaggccaaggcatATTCTTCTTTGATCCACGGAAGCGCCGCttttgagaagaaggcctggGATACCAGCTTGCGAAGCTATGCGAAGGCGCGCGTCATCTACAGCGCTCTGGCAACTATCACCAAGGGCGATATCTTCAAGGATCTTCTTTCCGAGACTATTGACCCCTCTATTCGTTACGCTGCGTATCAATTGCAGACGCCCCGAACCGTTCCGATTCCCACCATTGCTCGAAAGGCCTTTCCCGAATCCGAATCCGAACTCGCCAACGAGATTAATCAGATCGATCCCAGCATTCTCAGGTCAGCGGAAGAGGCAGAAGATGGCGTTGCCAGTGCCGAGGGCGCGCCCAAGACCTTGACTTGGCGTTCCAGAGAAGTCAGCATTGAGGATGCCCAGATCGCAACGGCTTGGGGTGCCATGCTCGCTgcaaaggagaagctcgCCCAGAATCTGGCAGAGCCTAAGGGACGGGAGCCACATGAGCTAGCTGCTGCCTATGATGATATCCTAATGCTCAGCCAAGATGCCGTTGATGCCACCAagcaggccatcgaggagatgaagggagAAGGCGTGGAGCAAAGCGATCCCCGGATGCAGAGCCTGCAGATCACGAGAACCGCTGTCAACTTTGAGACAGTCAGCTGGAGAATTGGCCGTAACCGGGTTCTAACAGGACACCACGACGGCGCGCCCGAGGAGTACGgagcgaagaagagaaggaagggcAAGACTGCCGAAGAGGCGGCCAAACACGAAAAGGAGCTTCCCCCAGGaaagaagctggccaagctcaaggagaaggttgCTCTATACGACGGAACGCTGCAAAATATCGAGTCCATCAAGGAACTACCAGGTGTTGCAAACGACCAAGAATTGGCTGACCAGATTGACGGTTATGTCAAGTACTTTGAGGCCCTCAA GGCTCTGGCAATTGCCCGCTCTCACGCCATCACTGGCAGTGCTGCCAATGCCCTCGCTCTTATCAACCATGCCGATGggcttgttgaagatgccctGTCCAAGGTTCCCAAGGCCGAAGACGCGGCTGCTCTGAGCTTGACTGTCTCATCCACAGCTGTCGAGTTCCTACAGACAATCCTCAACGGCGAGCTTCAGCGCCATCGCGCTCTTGTGCACATTGACAACCTCCGCAAGAATAGCAAGCAGTCCAGCGGCGTCCAACGACCGCTCATCGAGAGCCTCCATGAGTACCCCTCCGCAGGCGTCAACCTGTCGCACATTGTCGAGTTCCCTCCCAAGCTGGCGCTCATCCCCGTGAAGCCCATCTTCTTGGACGTGGCCTGGAACTACATCGACTATCCTAGCAAGACGCCAGCAGCAGTGGCTGAGCCtggaaaggaagaaaaggctGGCACGGAGGAGCCAGCACCTCAGCAACCCAAGAGGGGCTGGTTCGGTTTCGGGAGATCATAG
- a CDS encoding DUF2415 domain-containing protein, whose translation MAVDESEIYPTEALVSKQSRKHYRIPVRPQHWQLRSLVSAEKKNIVYFPGGNGSNHVQRLNTTTRECETIKLLTFAPRCLVAENGWLCCGSENGDFVAMRLDDGNDDDNQGSSLDLDPETRLSLGLDSTRESSLFSLISRARRSNKSLIAKSMKLAKDRVNCVTLWFPPTSLAAHDRAYTEPVAILANNDRTVILVSLRDFDQKEKIEPLDVITYPDFVNRALISPDGRLLIAILDDPYLYVHQRVRKPSESSSRSRESTGYQWEQTQRILLKSQRKDDKTDSRGSFAACFSESGAYLAVGTQHGTISIFNAALLSNPDADPLITSFQSSRPHSGPGAVRDMAFCPGPYGILAWTEDRGHVGIADMRSNFTVRQIVDIEEPGFEHINILDRNTIDPRLLENRRDRRDNTTSPGGNESSRRRLEMLDTLNSPLTANETLVLEAMQLGRRNRERQRTAGTDDRPTAGTSTLWAERSTRRPANDDSGRPEERRSSSIGRAMGDLLGTYRAGDRLRGARPIARDTSDTPENGRRPDQRWMESLGETVAMLREQRQRQDSSYLTVLEILQARERGGDRDQDDTSIIVPLVNQVVTRWEDDHGGLGMPPSPDNTAGLAWSEDGRTLFVGAQNGIYELHVDVQSRKFCPSVSMR comes from the exons ATGGCGGTAGACGAGAGCGA GATCTATCCCACCGAGGCCCTTGTCTCGAAGCAGTCTCGAAAACATTACCGCATCCCCGTGCGCCCGCA GCACTGGCAATTACGCTCCCTCGTCAGCGCCGAAAAGAAAAACATTGTCTATTTCCCGGGAGGCAACGGCAGTAATCATGTCCAACGCCTAAACACCACGACACGCGAATGCGAAACCATCAAGCTTCTTACCTTTGCGCCCCGATGCCTCGTCGCCGAGAACGGATGGCTATGCTGTGGTAGTGAGAACGGCGATTTCGTGGCGATGCGGCTCGACGACGGTAATGATGACGACAACCAGGGCTCTTCTCTCGATCTTGATCCAGAGACTCGGCTTAGCCTTGGGCTCGATTCGACCCGTGAAAGCTCTCTGTTTTCTCTGATATCGCGAGCCAGACGATCCAATAAGAGCCTCATAGCCAAAAGCATGAAACTTGCCAAAGACCGAGTCAACTGCGTCACCCTTTGGTTTCCGCCAACTAGTCTTGCCGCTCATGACAGGGCCTACACCGAACCAGTGgcaatcttggccaacaaCGACAGAACCGTGATCCTAGTCAGCCTTCGTGACTTCGACCAGAAGGAGAAAATCGAACCTCTGGATGTAATCACATACCCCGACTTTGTAAACCGCGCCCTCATATCTCCAGACGGCCGCCTACTgatcgccatcctcgacgacccgTATCTCTACGTCCACCAGCGAGTAAGGAAGCCCTCGGAatcatcgtcaaggtcgagggAGTCCACGGGATATCAATGGGAGCAGACGCAGAGGATACTTCTCAAGAGCCAGCGCAAGGATGACAAGACTGATAGTCGAGGAAGCTTTGCCGCTTGCTTTTCTGAGTCCGGTGCATACCTGGCTGTTGGCACCCAGCACGGCACCATATCAATCTTCAACGCTGCCCTCCTGTCGAATCCTGATGCCGATCCTCTCATAACGTCCTTCCAGTCTTCGCGGCCACACAGCGGCCCAGGCGCTGTCAGAGACATGGCGTTCTGCCCAGGCCCATACGGCATACTGGCCTGGACGGAAGATCGAGGGCATGTTGGCATCGCTGACATGAGGAGCAACTTTACAGTCCGTCAAATTGTTGACATTGAAGAGCCAGGCTTCGAGCACATCAACATCCTAGACCGAAACACAATTGACCCACGACTTTTGGAAAACCGCCGCGATCGACGAGACAATACCACTAGTCCAGGAGGCAATGAGAGTTCAAGGCGACGACTAGAGATGCTTGACACACTCAACAGCCCCCTCACCGCAAACGAGACTTTAGTTCTCGAAGCCATGCAGCTCGGTCGCCGCAACCGAGAAAGACAGAGAACGGCCGGTACAGATGATAGGCCAACAGCTGGGACGAGCACCCTGTGGGCAGAGAGGTCGACTCGCCGACCCGCTAACGACGATTCTGGGAGGCCTGAAGAGCGGAGGAGCAGTAGTATTGGCCGTGCTATGGGAGACTTGTTGGGTACCTATCGTGCTGGTGATCGCCTTCGCGGAGCTCGACCAATCGCGCGGGATACGTCTGACACCCCTGAGAATGGGAGAAGGCCAGACCAGCGGTGGATGGAGAGTCTTGGAGAGACTGTGGCGATGCTTCGAGAGCAGCGCCAGAGGCAGGACTCATCCTATCTCACCGTCCTCGAGATCCTTCAGGCCAGAGAACGAGGCGGCGACCGTGACCAAGATGACACTTCCATCATAGTTCCTTTGGTCAACCAGGTCGTCACACGGTGGGAGGATGATCATGGAGGCCTTGGGATGCCGCCTTCGCCTGACAATACGGCCGGATTGGCCTGGAGCGAAGACGGCCGCACCCT CTTCGTTGGTGCTCAGAACGGCATCTACGAACTCCACGTCGACGTACAGAGTCGAAAGTTCTGTCCCAGTGTTTCGATGAGATGA